The following are from one region of the Malassezia vespertilionis chromosome 4, complete sequence genome:
- the MET1 gene encoding uroporphyrinogen-III C-methyltransferase (EggNog:ENOG503NVMM; COG:H), which yields MAAPAALLLAHRPVHRILLIIGAGKLAAARMHLALEASMRPVIVWHGHAADAHADVRDAVEAARAAWHSAPYEAFFPQDTRACEHTWRAMIAALDGAEAAVFAVCITDTLAQDTDEARDVRRACMERCTLLATLCRQLRLPLNVTDQPALCDVSLPAVHRFPCGPSGPSGSDGAPSSLQVAVTTNGRGCRLAGRIRRTIVSSLPPNVGDAVERIGEMREMAKESDAALGEEDESSVRDTLGYSHSHDTASSAAQQRRRMRWVAQISEYWPLERLGRLGRAEMQSLLATQLHDANADADAPQCSAHDLLDASERAPKRSRHELDLRSSVPRGQVYLLGSGPGDPRLLTVAAHQILTSSHTHLILSDKLVPTAVLALIPASTALVIAKKFPGNAEGAQSELISLAMEAVSQGKTVVRLKQGDPYVFGRGGEELVAFRNAGVACTTVPGISSAFAGPLLVDIPVTQRGAADSLVLCTGVGRGGRQTSLLGYERARTLLVLMGVARLRAVVDALSAPHDTAARQGPPFPPYVPIAIVERASSEDQRVIASTLERICDVLENRVPDGQRPPSMMVIGWAVLSLAGTVAGNGVLDDEERCAAEHSTRAAADTALAALDAARVEQWLGPKGYIIHEGLPQGYQNIESYMHSAHDALPPRSTAGWAAPRYGAHNALQGGWTPRERGAS from the coding sequence atggcggcgccggcagcCCTGCTGCTGGCACACCGCCCTGTGCACCGCATCCTGCTGATCATCGGCGCCGGcaagcttgccgcggcgcggatgcATCTAGCGCTTGAAGCATCGATGCGTCCCGTCATTGTATGGCACGGCCACGCCGCAGACGCACACGccgatgtgcgcgacgccgtcgaggCAGCGCGAGCCGCGTGGCATAGCGCGCCGTACGAGGCGTTTTTTCCGCAAGATAcgcgtgcgtgcgagcACACCTGGCGTGCCATGATTGCCGCActcgacggcgcggagGCGGCCGTGTTTGCCGTGTGCATCACCGATACGCTCGCGCAAGATAcagacgaggcgcgcgacgtgcgtcgcgcgtgtatggagcgctgcacgctccTTGCGACGCTGTGCCGGCAGCTTCGGCTGCCGCTCAATGTCACGGACCAGCCCGCTCTGTGCGACGTGAGCCTGCCCGCCGTGCACCGCTTTCCGTGCGGCCCGAGCGGCCCGagcggcagcgacggcgcgccctCCTCGCTCCAAGTCGCGGTCACGACCAACGGCCGCGGCTGCCGCCTGGCCGGGCGCATACGGCGCACGATTGTCTCGTCGCTTCCGCCAAATGTGGGCGATGCCGTAgagcgcatcggcgagatgcgcgagatggCGAAAGAgagcgatgcggcgctgggcgaagaagacgagtcgagcgtgcgcgacacGCTCGGGTACAGCCATTCGCACGATACCGCAtcaagtgcggcgcagcagcggcggcgcatgcgctgggTCGCGCAGATTAGCGAGTACTGgccgctcgagcgcctgggGCGCCTGGGGCGCGCCGAGATGCAAAGCCTGCTCGcgacgcagctgcacgacgcgaACGCGgacgcagacgcgccgcagtgctCTGCACATGACCTGCTGGATGCAagcgagcgcgcgccgaaacgCTCGCGGCACGAACTGGATCTGCgaagcagcgtgccgcgtgGCCAGGTATACTTGCTGGGCTCTGGCCCCGGCGATCCGCGCCTCTTGACGGTAGCAGCGCACCAGATTCTCACCTCGTCCCACACGCACCTGATCCTCTCTGACAAGCTTGTCCCCACCGCCGTCCTGGCGCTTATTCCCGCGAGCACAGCGCTGGTGATTGCGAAAAAGTTTCCCGGCAACGCCGAGGGCGCGCAGTCCGAGCTGATCTCGCTCGCGATGGAGGCCGTCAGCCAAGGCAAGACGGTCGTGCGCCTCAAGCAGGGCGACCCCTATGTctttggccgcggcggcgaagaGCTGGTCGCATTCCGCAACGCAGGCGTCGCGTGCACCACCGTGCCTGGGATCAGCAGCGCGTTTGCGGGCCCCCTGCTCGTAGACATCCCGGTaacgcagcgcggcgccgcagacAGCCTTGTGCTCTGCACCGGCGTCGGGCGCGGTGGGCGCCAAACGAGCCTGCTTGGCtacgagcgcgcgcgcacgctgctcgtGCTGATGGGCGTCGCACGCCTCCGCGCCGTTGTCGACGCgctcagcgcgccgcacgacaccgctgcgcgccaggGCCCCCCATTCCCGCCGTACGTGCCCATTGCCATCGtggagcgcgcgagctccgAGGACCAGCGCGTGATTGCCTCGacgctggagcgcatctGCGACGTGCTCGAGAACCGCGTCCCCGACGGACAGCGCCCGCCCAGCATGATGGTCATCGGCTGGGCTGTGCTGAGTCTCGCGGGCACTGTCGCTGGCAAcggcgtgctggacgacgaagagcggtgtgccgccgagcacagcacgcgcgccgcggcagacacggcgctcgcagcgctcgatgcggcgcgcgtcgagcaatGGCTCGGGCCTAAAGGCTACATCATTCACGAGGGCCTGCCTCAGGGCTACCAAAATATCGAATCTTacatgcacagcgcacacgacgcgctgccaccccgcagcaccgcgggatgggccgcgccgcgctacGGCGCACACAACGCGCTCCAGGGCGgctggacgccgcgcgagcgcggcgcttcaTAG
- the SPE2 gene encoding adenosylmethionine decarboxylase (BUSCO:EOG09263LNF; EggNog:ENOG503NUFX; COG:T), giving the protein MSAAAAEEQWDDTDTRNLDMSDLAGPFEGPEKLLEIWFAPSVQDLPECASLQVDDLPTKRTGLRRVPKSTWEQMLELVKCKTLSVESNAEMDAYLLSESSMFVFPHKLILKTCGTTTLLLGLERLLRIATTALFDDEHVPYGSSVSSTHLDAALALCTTEARQLAAHVYRCFYSRKSFMFPEKQKGPHRDWMLETALLDRYFASGSAYTVGRMNGNHWLLYMACNDRRTTHTVPSNDMTLEILMTELAPDACAHFAFDAPSTPNVDKALRDAHALGAGVSRRIGLASLFPSMQLDAFAFEPCGYSANALVPAAEAHAGGYWTVHVTPEQGSSYASFETNIALECDTPTASDRAARYATNAHTLTERVLGVFRPRSFTLTLFVSAEEHSDTYGVPLRTLEIDGYRKRDQIVYEFEGYKLLFLSFQL; this is encoded by the coding sequence atgagcgcggcggcggcggaagAGCAATGGGACGATACGGATACGCGCAACCTCGACATGAGCGATCTAGCAGGTCCATTTGAAGGGCCTGAAAAGCTGCTGGAAATCTGGTTCGCGCCGTCCGTGCAGGACTTGCCCGAgtgtgcgtcgctgcaggTGGACGACCTGCCCACGAAGCGCACCGGACTGCGCCGTGTGCCGAAGAGTACGTGGGAGCAGATGCTCGAGCTGGTCAAGTGCAAGACGTTGAGCGTCGAGAGCAATGCGGAGATGGATGCCTACTTGCTGAGCGAATCGTCCATGTTTGTTTTCCCCCACAAGCTGATCCTAAAAACGTGCGGCACCACCACACTGCTACTGGGCCTCGAGCGTCTCTTGCGCATTGCGACGACGGCGCTGTTTGACGACGAGCATGTGCCGTACGGCTCGTCGGTCTCGAGCACACACTTGGACGCGGCACTTGCTCTGTGCACGACCGAGGCGCggcagctcgccgcgcatgtATACCGCTGCTTTTACTCGCGCAAGAGCTTCATGTTCCCAGAAAAACAAAAGGGCCCGCACCGCGACTGGATGCTCGAGACGGCGCTCCTCGATCGCTACTTTGCCTCGGGCTCCGCGTACACGGTCGGCCGCATGAACGGCAACCACTGGCTTTTGTACATGGCGTGCAACGACCGCCGCACCACACACACCGTCCCGAGCAACGACATGACGCTAGAGATCCTCATGACCGAGCTCGCGCCCGACGCGTGCGCCCACTTTGCTTTCGACGCACCGAGTACGCCAAACGTGGACAAAGCGCTCCGCGATGCacacgcgctcggcgctggtGTGTCACGGCGCATTGGACTCGCGTCCTTGTTTCCAAGCATGCAGCTCGATGCGTTTGCTTTTGAGCCGTGCGGGTACTCGGCCAATGCGCTGGTGCCtgccgccgaggcgcacgcGGGAGGGTACTGGACCGTGCACGTCACGCCCGAGCAAGGGAGCAGCTATGCGAGCTTCGAGACAAACATTGCGCTTGAATGCGACACGCCCACAGCGAGCgatcgtgcagcgcggtACGCGACCAATGCACATACCCTCACCGAGCGTGTGCTCGGCGTGTTCCGCCCGCGGAGCTTTACCCTGACGCTCTTTGTCTCTGCCGAGGAGCATTCGGATACCTATGGAGTGCctctgcgcacgctcgaaaTCGACGGCTACCGCAAACGCGATCAGATCGTGTACGAGTTCGAGGGGTACAAGCTATTATTCCTTTCTTTCCAACTGTAG
- the alp4 gene encoding gamma tubulin complex Spc97/GCP2 subunit Alp4 (EggNog:ENOG503NWIP; COG:Z): MASGMSDGAPASVHRASRTIPFTPGRGVTSRSAAHVSAKEYDRYLRRLSAVQSSTRKAMQTANVSPDGEEDASGVNASGASSEAALRADGESTPQPTSAAHAVHASYLHEASFVQNPLSERVPNMSPRKLAQPRVYDMLGAGVSKKEAVRDIPLRSVDRQLQDVLLVEDLLFVLIGIEGNYVQFSPQYKPDDLGHRLNGAQFVIDAELNGSLREMVERILPLASYYTSIHAFVERDAGLEYGTVMHALCAAIRTQLHAYEGLVEQMEQRLLRSPDFTLQQLWRTMHPMLRTFALIHSLTSEIASITHADVLPRTEEEAADESSEGESSLTYGSDAFQLERDRRALLGLDSGAAEDIHGGIVKGGEVLSILWDRLVHLGGDPDAHALFLELFREASQPYARTLLRWITSGQLLDPYEECMVVEDKRVTQASLEVDPTDEYWERRYMLRDERVLEQKDLEEQQRAMEGGANEPELNLRGDLTGGAKIPAFLEAWKHKILSAGKYLNAIRECGIDVSDVHSSRAGSLFGEQDAHVATTLEKEANQERIHMDSDEFIVCIENAYQRANAALLRLLVQDKDIIARLCSLKHYFFFSRTDFLQAFLDQSSHELRKMVDPQRIRETTLLRLQTQLDMVLGSSDTVGFHDPYREELRVDLAKERAYDQLQRIADTKGVVEIAKLRAKQQAERHKAGARELAMYLLQFDVHVQFPVSLVISKKNVLRWQFIHRCLLLLKLLERGLSEVWPEQTDKEWRALDRRRHGDVLQRWKLRVHLLRQRMLLLVQQLLAFYTTEIIQPNWRELEQKLREARSVEIFMKHHFDFLNTCRKECMLTDYRYLECHRKLMNTITVFTESRARFQEHLRHMTKALDAWHAAPHDTEFPAFPAHDPLAKIEASWNKHARTFRDVVNLLSTTENPAALPLAYRLQTALR, encoded by the exons atGGCGAGCGGCATGTCtgacggcgcgccggcgtctgtgcaccgcgcctcgcgcacgatccCCTTCACGCCTGGGCGTGGAGTGAcgagcaggagcgcggcgcatgtgaGTGCGAAAGAGTATGATCGT TACCTCCGGCGGCTTTCCGCCGTGCAGAGTTCGACGAGGAAAGCGATGCAGACGGCGAATGTGTCGCCCGATGGTGAGGAGGATGCGAGCGGCGTGaacgcgagcggcgcgagctctgaagcggcgctgcgtgcagaTGGTGAGAGCACTCCACAGCCAAcgtccgcggcgcacgctgtgcacgcCTCGTACCTGCACGAGGCGAGCTTTGTGCAGAATCCGCtgagcgagcgcgtgccCAACATGTCGCCGCGCAAACTTGCCCAGCCGCGAGTCTACGACATGCTGGGTGCTGGTGTGTCGAAGAAAGAAGCCGTTCGGGACATTCCGCTGCGCAGTGTCGACCGCCAGCTGCAAGATGTTTTGCTTGTAGAGGACCTGCTGTTTGTCCTTATTGGCATTGAAGGCAACTATGTCCAATTTTCTCCGCAGTACAAGCCCGACGATCTGGGCCACCGCCTGAACGGGGCCCAGTTTGTGATCGATGCGGAGCTCAATGggtcgctgcgcgaaatggtcgagcgcatccttcCCCTGGCCTCCTACTACACCTCTATCCACGCGtttgtcgagcgcgatgccgGCCTTGAGTACGGCACGGTCATGCATGCactgtgcgcggcgatccgGACCCAGCTGCACGCGTACGAAGGGCTTGTCGAGCAAATGGAGCAGCGTctcttgcgctcgcccgACTttacgctgcagcagctgtggcgcacgatgcacccgatgctgcgcacctttGCGCTTATCCACTCGCTCACGTCGGAGATTGCCAGTATCACGCACGCAGAcgtgctgccgcgcaccgaAGAAGAGGCCGCGGACGAGTCCTCCGAGGGCGAAAGCAGTCTCACGTACGGCAGCGATGCAttccagctcgagcgcgaccgccgagcgctgcttggccttgACTCTGGTGCGGCGGAAGACATTCACGGGGGCATTGTCAAAGGCGGCGAAGTCCTGTCCATCCTCTGGGACCGTCTCGTGCACCTTGGCGGCGATCCcgacgcgcacgcgctcttTCTCGAGCTCTTTCGCGAAGCGAGCCAGCCGTACGCGCGCACACTTTTGCGCTGGATCACGTCTGGCCAGCTGCTGGACCCCTACGAGGAGTGTATGGTGGTCGAGGACAAGCGCGTGACGCAAGCGAGTCTCGAGGTAGACCCTACCGACGAGTACTGGGAGCGCCGCTACATgctccgcgacgagcgtgtgctgGAGCAAAAAGATCtcgaggagcagcagcgcgccatggaaggcggcgcaaacgagCCGGAGTTGAATCTGCGCGGGGACTTGACGGGCGGCGCCAAAATTCCCGCGTTCCTCGAGGCGTGGAAGCACAAGATTTTGTCTGCGGGAAAGTACTTGAACGCGATACGCGAGTGTGGCATCGATGTGAGCGATGTGCATTCGTCGCGTGCGGGCTCGCTTTTTGGTGAGCAggatgcgcacgtcgcgacGACGCTTGAGAAGGAGGCGAACCAGGAGCGAATCCATATGGACAGCGACGAGTTTATTGTGTGCATTGAGAACGCGTAccagcgcgcgaatgccgccttgctgcgcctgctcgtCCAGGACAAGGACATTATTGCGCGTCTCTGCTCCCTCAAGCACTACTTTTTCTTCTCGCGCACCGACTTTCTCCAGGCCTTCTTGGACCAGTCGTcgcacgagctgcgcaagatggTGGATCCTCAGCGCATCCGCGAGACGACCTTGCTTCGGCTGCAGACCCAGCTGGACATGGTGCTGGGCAGCAGCGACACGGTAGGGTTTCACGATCCGTACCGCGAAGAGCTGCGCGTGGACCTCGCGAAAGAGCGCGCGTACGACCAGCTCCAGCGGATTGCAGACACCAAAGGTGTGGTAGAGATTGCCaaactgcgcgccaagcagcaggCCGAGCGCCACAAGGCGGGCGCAAGAGAGCTGGCCATGTACCTGCTTCAGTTCGACGTCCACGTCCAGTTTCCCGTCTCGCTCGTCATCTCCAAAAAgaatgtgctgcgctggcAGTTTATCCACCGGTGCCTGCTTCTCctcaagctgctcgagcgcgggcTGAGCGAGGTATGGCCCGAGCAGACCGACAAGGagtggcgcgcgctggaccgGCGCCGGCACGGCGATGTGCTCCAGCGCTggaagctgcgcgtgcatttgctgcggcagcgcatgctcctgcttgtgcagcagctcctcgcCTTCTACACCACCGAGATCATCCAGCCCAACTGGCGCGAGCTCGAAcaaaagctgcgcgaggcgcgctCGGTCGAAATTTTTATGAAACACCATTTCGATTTTCTGAATACGTGCCGCAAAGAGTGCATGCTGACCGACTACCGCTACTTGGAATGCCACCGCAAGTTGATGAACACCATTACCGTCTTTACAGAgagccgcgcacgcttccAAGAGCACCTGCGCCATAtgaccaaggcgc